One Brassica napus cultivar Da-Ae chromosome C4, Da-Ae, whole genome shotgun sequence genomic region harbors:
- the LOC125585921 gene encoding uncharacterized protein LOC125585921, which translates to MQFKISDPKAREKILRQGMWNIAGVPMVVTKWNPRIEEEKHEEESIPMWIHLTKVPLNMFSWEGLSLIASPVGVPVKLHPETIACSSFKVAKVFVNVDVSKALPKEMNFSSKGKEFMVEFHYPWLPSRCQHCDKWGHGEKVCSLKRKGKEKEASSASKSKEVEGSKEVVDVGDTCKEGKEVMMGESSTYRVEEAALNTRTDDVVKWLQVSPGKVGEIPEEAQDFETDDLEVGDEKLEIFEEEMLEDRLLEGSTRKDKANMQRGRKKGQKAKARDENPIKSKRVKERKAGEILNSVFKDWSAMMNYEHSQGGRIWLVWRESVRMTHVYKSDQLITCSIGFQNEEEFFCSFIYASNGAEERKVLWGDLCDHHSSPMFKNKAWLLMGDFNEILDGEESTGFTRLLRPPSGMRDFQRMVLDCNLSDMGYQGPLHTWYNKREEGVICKKLDRVLMNNAALNRFPNGFAKFEPGGCSDHLRCKIHLMPSSEKIKRPFKFSKKLKNLKPHIRELGREKLGNLTLRTKEAYGTLCEKQKNTLVQPTEVSVHEEAEAYEKWLHIAGLEEEHLKQKAKLHWLEVEDLNNKTFHNSIRARKAQNTIREIRSSNGVVLRMHEEIKVEAVRYFSEFLNLSPDNHQEATVAELKELMKYRCTKEDCRQLEGEASEEEIRKVLFSIPSHKSPGPDGSLSEFFRTAWPVIGADFIVAVQSVFKYGFLPKEVNSTILVLVPKKVDSMEMKDYRPIACCNVLYKVVSKILANRLKKILPSVITKNKSAFIKGRLLMENVLLASELVKDYHKDSVTHRG; encoded by the exons ATGCAATTCAAAATCTCAGATCCTAAAGCTCGAGAGAAGATTCTAAGGCAGGGTATGTGGAATATTGCAGGGGTTCCGATGGTAGTAACAAAATGGAATCCAAGAATAGAGGAGGAGAAACATGAAGAGGAGTCGATTCCCATGTGGATTCATCTCACAAAGGTCCCTTTGAATATGTTCTCTTGGGAGGGTCTCAGTCTTATTGCTAGTCCTGTGGGAGTTCCAGTAAAGCTACACCCTGAGACAATTGCTTGTTCGAGTTTCAAAGTCGCAAAAGTTTTTGTGAATGTGGATGTGTCTAAAGCATTACCGAaggagatgaacttctcaagcaAAGGGAAGGAGTTCATGGTGGAGTTTCACTATCCGTGGCTTCCTTCAAGATGTCAACACTGTGACAAATGGGGTCATGGTGAGAAAGTCTGTTCTCTGAAGAGGAAAGGAAAAGAGAAGGAAGCTAGTTCAGCTTCTAAATCGAAGGAAGTAGAGGGAAGTAAAGAGGTAGTAGATGTTGGAGATACATGTAAGGAAGGAAAAGAGGTTATGATGGGGGAGTCCTCTACTTATAGGGTGGAGGAAGCAGCTCTGAATACAAGAACAGATGATGTGGTGAAATGGCTACAGGTCTCTCCGGGAAAGGTTG GTGAAATTCCTGAAGAGGCACAAGATTTTGAGACTGATGATTTGGAAGTGGGTGATGAGAAATTGGAGATATTTGAAGAAGAGATGCTGGAAGATAGGTTATTGGAAGGAAGTACAAGAAAGGATAAAGCAAATATGCAGAGAGGTAGAAAGAAAGGCCAGAAGGCTAAAGCTCGTGATGAAAATCCTATTAAGAGCAAAAG GGTGAAAGAAAGGAAAGCGGGAGAAATTTTGAATTCGGTGTTCAAGGATTGGTCAGCAATGATGAACTATGAACATAGTCAGGGAGGAAGGATTTGGCTAGTTTGGAGAGAGTCAGTTCGTATGACTCATGTGTACAAGTCAGACCAACTTATTACTTGCTCGATAGGGTTTCAAAATGAGGAAGAGTTTTTTTGCTCCTTTATCTATGCGAGCAATGGGGCAGAAGAGAGAAAGGTCTTATGGGGAGATCTATGTGACCATCATTCTTCTCCAATGTTCAAAAACAAAGCTTGGCTGTTAATGGGTGATTTTAATGAGATTCTTGATGGTGAGGAGAGTACTGGGTTCACAAGATTGCTTAGGCCTCCGAGTGGAATGAGAGATTTCCAAAGGATGGTCCTAGATTGTAATCTCTCTGACATGGGATATCAGGGGCCGCTTCATACTTGGTACAACAAGAgggaagagggtgtgatctgcAAGAAGTTAGATAGAGTTTTGATGAATAATGCGGCTCTCAATAGGTTCCCAAATGGATTTGCAAAATTTGAGCCAGGGGGATGTTCTGATCACTTAAGATGCAAGATCCATCTGATGCCATCAAGTGAAAAAATAAAACGGCCATTCAA ATTCTCCAAGAAACTCAAAAACCTTAAGCCTCATATAAGAGAACTGGGAAGAGAGAAGCTAGGGAATCTAACATTGAGAACCAAGGAAGCTTATGGTACCTTATGTGAGAAGCAGAAGAATACTCTGGTGCAACCTACAGAAGTTAGTGTTCATGAGGAAGCGGAAGCCTATGAGAAATGGCTACATATTGCGGGGTTGGAAGAAGAACACCTAAAGCAGAAGGCAAAGCTTCATTGGCTGGAAGTGGAAGACTTAAATAACAAAACATTCCACAATTCTATTAGAGCTCGCAAAGCTCAGAACACCATTCGAGAGATAAGAAGCTCAAATGGAGTTGTTCTTAGAATGCATGAGGAGATAAAAGTGGAGGCAGTGAGATATTTCTCGGAGTTTTTGAACCTGAGCCCGGATAATCATCAAGAAGCTACTGTGGCAGAGTTAAAGGAGCTAATGAAATATAGATGCACGAAAGAAGATTGCAGACAATTGGAGGGTGAGGCTTCAGAAGAGGAAATAAGGAAAGTGTTGTTCTCCATACCTTCACATAAATCTCCAGGGCCCGATGGGTCTCTGAGTGAATTCTTCAGAACTGCTTGGCCAGTCATCGGAGCTGACTTCATTGTAGCAGTTCAATCTGTATTCAAGTATGGGTTCCTGCCAAAAGAAGTCAACTCAACCATACTTGTCTTAGTTCCCAAGAAAGTTGATTCCATGGAGATGAAGGACTATAGGCCCATTGCCTGCTGCAATGTGTTGTACAAAGTGGTGTCAAAGATCTTGGCGAACAGACTGAAGAAGATATTGCCTAGTGTAATAACAAAGAATAAATCTGCTTTCATCAAAGGGAGATTGTTGATGGAGAATGTGCTTCTGGCTTCGGAATTGGTGAAAGACTACCATAAGGATTCTGTTACTCATAGGGGGTGA
- the LOC125585922 gene encoding uncharacterized protein LOC125585922 has translation MKIDISKAFDSVQWTFVLRSLEALGIPERFIRWIRLCITTPSFSVQVNGDLAGYFQSSRGLRQGCSLSPYLFVLCMNVLSLKIDQAVAEKKFKFHPRSGVSEVEEGRILSNFPFAKGELPVRYLGLPLMTKAMRKQDYFPLVEKIRGRIRPELKVTGAKVAWSVVCQTKYEGGLRIRALKVVNRVAYICKKGFSLFAIAES, from the exons ATGAAGATAGACATATCCAAAGCTTTTGATTCTGTTCAATGGACATTTGTTTTGAGGAGTCTAGAAGCTTTGGGAATTCCGGAGAGGTTCATTAGATGGATTAGGTTGTGTATCACCACTCCATCATTCTCGGTGCAGGTGAATGGAGACTTGGCTGGCTACTTTCAAAGCTCAAGAGGTTTGCGCCAAGGATGCTCACTTTCTCCTTATCTCTTTGTGCTGTGTATGAATGTTCTGTCGCTAAAAATCGATCAAGCAGTGGCAGAGAAGAAGTTCAAGTTTCATCCTCGTT CGGGGGTCTCTGAGGTGGAGGAAGGGAGAATACTGTCAAATTTTCCATTTGCAAAAGGAGAGCTTCCTGTTAGATACCTTGGTCTTCCTTTGATGACTAAAGCTATGCGTAAACAAGACTATTTCCCGTTGGTTGAGAAGATCAGGGGCAGAATCA GACCTGAGTTAAAAGTCACGGGAGCTAAGGTGGCTTGGAGTGTTGTATGTCAGACAAAGTATGAAGGAGGATTGAGAATCCGAGCTCTTAAGGTTGTCAATAGAGTTGCTTACATATGCAAGAAGGGTTTTTCCTTATTCGCCATAGCTGAATCTTGA